A part of Primulina eburnea isolate SZY01 chromosome 10, ASM2296580v1, whole genome shotgun sequence genomic DNA contains:
- the LOC140803019 gene encoding preprotein translocase subunit SECY, chloroplastic, with amino-acid sequence MLTSVGQISLSSSYSCFTNSLPRLSNSQNRSFCGKPRKYLCNSRNSSICRATLAIHTKNSSSSDPSSSILNQSCESCVFDPLGINSDGFLDLKTAWESALEMFSQKIESASGTRKENSSSARGAAAAIEDTSIDFGDFFKGPLPGKFLKLLGFLALSRLGIYIPLGGVNRDAFIGNLDQNSLLGTLDSFSGGGIGRLGIGSLGIIPFINAQIVFQLLTQIYPKLQELQKREGEAGRKKVLQYTRYASVGFAIVQAIGQVLFFRPYVNDFSTQWVLSSVIMLTLGSVFTTYIGERITDLKLGNGTSLLIFTNIISYLPASFGRTVAQAFRDGNYAGLVGIVACFLLLVLGIVYVQEAERKIPINYASRYTSGAGGIQKSAYLPFKVNSAGVMPIIFSTSSLALPGTLARFTGLNVLKMAAVGLVPGGSLYLPTNIVLIAFFNYYYTFLQLDPDDVSEQLKRQGASIPLVRPGKSTAAFIKTVLSRISVLGSVFLAILAGGPAVIEQVTHLTAFRGFAGTSVLILVGCASDTARKVQAEIISQKYKNIEFYDFDKY; translated from the exons ATGTTGACTTCAGTAGGACAAATTTCTTTATCTTCGTCTTATTCTTGCTTCACGAATTCACTCCCTCGCCTTTCCAATTCGCAAAATCGTTCCTTTTGCGGTAAGCCTCGGAAATATTTATGCAACAGCCGTAATAGTTCTATCTGCAGAGCAACACTCGCTATCCACACAAAGAACAGCAGCAGTAGCGACCCTTCAAGTAGCATCCTCAATCAGAG CTGCGAGAGTTGTGTATTTGATCCTCTTGGGATTAATTCTGATGGATTCTTGGATTTAAAAACTGCTTGGGAAAGTGCTCTAGAAATGTTTTCTCAAAAAATTGAGAGTGCCTCAGGCACCAGGAAAGAGAATTCTTCGTCTGCTAGAGGAGCGGCAG CTGCAATTGAAGACACTAGCATTGATTTTGGGGATTTCTTCAAAGGTCCACTCCctggaaaatttttaaaacttttaggATTTTTGGCTCTTTCAAGACTCGGGATATACATACCTCTTGGTGGGGTAAATAGGGATGCATTTATTGGCAATCTTGATCAAAATAGCTTGTTAGGCACGCTAGACTCGTTTTCTGGGGGAGGTATTGGCCGTCTTGGAATAGGCTCGCTTGGTATCATACCCTTTATCAATGCACAGATTGTTTTTCAGCTTCTCACACAAATCTACCCCAAGTTGCAAGAACTCCAGAAGAGAGAAGGTGAAGCTGGAAGAAAGAAAGTGCTGCAGTATACTCGCTATGCATCGGTTGGATTTGCCATAGTGCAG GCAATTGGCCAAGTATTATTTTTTCGTCCCTACGTAAATGACTTCAGTACCCAGTGGGTCCTCTCATCTGTTATCATGCTTACTCTTGGATCAGTTTTCACGACATACATTGGGGAAAGGATCACCGACTTAAAACTTGGAAATGGAACGTCTCTTTTAATCTTCACAAATATCATCTCCTACCTGCCGGCATCTTTTGGGAGGACAGTCGCTCAGGCATTTCGAGATGGTAACTATGCCGGACTTGTGGGCATCGTTGCGTGCTTTTTGCTACTAGTTCTTGGAATTGTATACGTTCAG GAAGCAGAGAGGAAAATTCCAATCAATTATGCCTCAAGATACACTAGTGGAGCTGGTGGGATTCAAAAATCTGCTTATTTACCCTTTAAG GTGAATAGTGCTGGAGTAATGCCAATCATCTTCTCTACTTCATCATTAGCTCTTCCGGGAACTCTAGCACGCTTTACTGGTCTGAATGTTTTGAAAATGGCTGCTGTAGGCTTAGTTCCTGGAG GTTCACTATATTTGCCGACAAACATTGTGTTGATAGCATTTTTCAACTACTACTACACGTTTCTGCAATTGGATCCTGATGATGTCAGTGAACAGTTGAAAAGACAAGGTGCCTCGATCCCACTCGTACGACCTGGAAAAAGTACAGCTGCATTTATTAAAACG GTTCTGAGCCGGATATCAGTACTCGGGTCTGTGTTTTTGGCAATTCTTGCTGGTGGTCCTGCTGTAATTGAACAAGTCACGCATCTTACAGCATTTAGAGGATTCGCAGGTACCTCAGTTCTCATTCTTGTTGGTTGTGCAAGTGATACCGCTAGAAAAGTTCAAGCTGAGATTATTTCCCAGAAATACAAGAATATCGAGTTTTATGATTTTGACAAGTATTGA